From one Caldibacillus debilis DSM 16016 genomic stretch:
- a CDS encoding YwdI family protein → MISYEAILKKMEEKAGEARLQKDERKIRETVEAIKTLCELILEDKKGEIPSAGTAPGGERPVQTTVYHQEKLETDDGANGDSLLDF, encoded by the coding sequence ATGATATCCTATGAAGCGATCTTGAAAAAGATGGAGGAAAAGGCGGGTGAAGCCCGCCTGCAAAAGGACGAACGGAAGATCCGGGAAACGGTGGAAGCGATCAAAACCCTTTGCGAATTGATTTTGGAAGACAAAAAGGGGGAAATTCCCTCCGCCGGGACTGCCCCGGGCGGGGAAAGGCCCGTGCAAACAACCGTTTACCATCAGGAAAAGCTGGAGACCGATGACGGGGCGAACGGGGATTCCCTTTTGGACTTTTGA